The Cellulophaga sp. L1A9 genome window below encodes:
- a CDS encoding exonuclease domain-containing protein yields MSNKNYAVISMINYGRKPIYFRTVGIVIHKFIEGDWRCVLSTSINPEERIPLYLQEATGLTDVALLNAPSFSEVADTLLKELQGCILVGHNVSFLQYHLKTQFRHIGYAFEMPQICTVRLSKKLIPNMTSYELPYLSGVLGIPYDAAASLEESNEATSTLFQRLLALDENEEIITALLQPKPKLNYRIPKHITGAQLDRLPKVPGIYKFQNEHKEVIYVGKAKDIKKRVLSHFTATTEKELLLCTATYFIDFEPMGSELLALLREADLITKLDPYYNYIQKKKHITYLIVPIRNKKGILQLKVERRPFQHTPTEIFLKRSLAIERLAQLTEKFDLCPSYTGVHSVKTKCSTVSFSSCKGICREEEALEAYNDRVTQALDHLNNENENFVIFEKGRNSQEQGVILVLHGVYQGFGFVDKNELIQGISDLLHVIDAKEHSYHSAKIISAYRKRNPYKIKLLDSEKYAN; encoded by the coding sequence ATGTCTAATAAAAATTATGCGGTCATTTCTATGATTAATTATGGCCGCAAACCCATATATTTCAGAACCGTAGGTATCGTAATCCATAAATTTATTGAAGGAGATTGGAGGTGTGTACTTTCTACGTCTATTAATCCTGAGGAGCGTATCCCCTTATACCTCCAAGAGGCAACAGGCCTAACAGATGTAGCATTGTTAAATGCGCCAAGCTTTTCAGAAGTTGCCGATACCCTTCTGAAAGAACTTCAGGGGTGTATTTTAGTAGGGCATAATGTTTCATTTTTGCAGTATCATCTGAAAACCCAATTTCGGCATATCGGGTATGCTTTTGAGATGCCTCAAATATGTACCGTGAGACTTTCTAAGAAATTGATTCCGAATATGACATCCTATGAATTACCTTATCTATCTGGGGTCTTAGGGATTCCGTACGATGCAGCAGCTTCTTTAGAGGAGTCTAATGAAGCCACGAGCACCCTTTTTCAAAGGTTGCTAGCATTAGATGAAAACGAAGAAATAATAACAGCACTGCTTCAGCCTAAGCCAAAATTAAACTACCGGATTCCCAAGCATATCACCGGTGCACAATTGGATCGCTTGCCTAAGGTCCCGGGAATTTATAAGTTTCAAAATGAGCATAAAGAAGTTATCTATGTAGGAAAAGCTAAAGACATAAAAAAGAGAGTTTTAAGTCACTTTACTGCCACAACAGAAAAAGAACTGCTGTTATGTACTGCTACTTATTTTATTGATTTTGAGCCTATGGGGAGTGAGTTACTAGCCCTGTTGCGAGAAGCAGATTTAATAACAAAGTTAGACCCCTATTATAATTATATTCAGAAGAAAAAACACATCACCTACTTGATTGTTCCCATCCGAAATAAGAAGGGAATTCTCCAATTAAAAGTAGAGAGAAGACCATTTCAACACACCCCTACAGAAATTTTCTTGAAACGATCTTTAGCTATTGAACGACTTGCCCAGCTTACTGAAAAATTTGATTTGTGCCCCAGCTATACCGGCGTGCACAGTGTAAAAACAAAATGTAGCACCGTGAGTTTTAGTAGTTGTAAAGGCATCTGTAGGGAAGAAGAAGCTCTTGAAGCATACAATGACCGTGTAACACAGGCACTAGATCATTTAAACAATGAGAATGAAAATTTCGTGATATTTGAAAAAGGCAGGAACAGCCAGGAACAAGGTGTTATTTTGGTACTACACGGAGTGTACCAAGGCTTTGGGTTTGTAGACAAAAATGAATTGATACAAGGAATTTCTGACTTATTGCATGTCATTGATGCCAAAGAACACTCATACCATTCTGCTAAAATTATTTCAGCGTATCGAAAACGTAATCCGTATAAAATTAAACTTTTAGATTCCGAAAAATATGCCAATTGA
- a CDS encoding ATP-dependent helicase, which yields MHITEELNQGQLKAVTYEGQHLLVLAGAGTGKTRTIIARAAHLIASGVDPSKIQILTFTKKAANEIVERVKASLPQSNSQAINGATFHSWCNQLILKYPNLFGAAAFTVIDPDDQLGIMKMMSGTHADSYGKLRIKPQQLLDIYSYARNTKKNLTESIRILLFKSRTDKDTDYEIAAMKPHVEVLLRAYQQKKMEQRYLDYDDLLLVVATQLKSNADARELLAQNLEYLLVDEMQDTNPLQWELLSPFVEICKLFCVGDDAQSIYSFRGADFKNVHQFKDRVKNSEVYKLEKNYRSTQEILDLSNWLLDNATIDYNKRLAAVRGSGERPIIVNVSDEWQEANWIADEILKNYTNEDRSFSDHLVLSRSQYYTKSLQAVFIRRKIPYVTYGGRKFLQAAHIKDLVSLLRIVNNPYDEIAWVRFLTFWEGIGEVRASRIMAAIIADEGKTDIATLLAANISGSDGQIISELYQAVTQEKGKVGKMVEISYEAMALGLAFKYRKDWTEKRKADFPVLKLLAESYSSLGEFIGEGLLDNAEKMNGANVLTESKLSTDEQKDHVIISTIHSAKGLEADVCIVLNVSPKSFPSAYSLDDIDAIEEDRRVLYVALTRAKNRLIITRNTASISAVHARSTPTQDGKNTDDAETYFLTGLPEKLVTQETVGHQFNSFKDAPQPNTIDLSSGMDFN from the coding sequence ATGCATATAACGGAAGAACTTAATCAGGGACAGCTAAAAGCGGTTACCTATGAGGGTCAACATCTACTGGTACTTGCCGGAGCAGGTACCGGAAAAACACGTACCATTATTGCACGTGCCGCGCACCTTATTGCTTCTGGCGTTGATCCTTCAAAAATACAAATTCTAACCTTCACTAAAAAGGCTGCTAATGAAATAGTAGAACGTGTAAAGGCTAGTTTGCCACAATCTAATAGTCAGGCTATTAACGGTGCTACATTTCACTCCTGGTGTAATCAATTAATATTAAAATATCCTAATTTATTTGGTGCTGCAGCCTTTACAGTCATTGATCCGGACGATCAGTTAGGAATTATGAAAATGATGTCTGGCACCCATGCGGATAGCTATGGGAAATTACGAATAAAACCCCAGCAACTTTTAGATATCTACTCGTATGCTAGAAATACAAAGAAGAACTTAACGGAATCTATACGTATTCTTCTTTTTAAAAGTAGGACCGATAAGGACACGGATTATGAGATTGCTGCAATGAAACCCCATGTGGAAGTCCTTTTGCGTGCCTATCAGCAAAAGAAAATGGAACAACGCTATTTAGATTATGATGATCTCCTATTGGTGGTCGCTACGCAGTTAAAATCAAATGCTGATGCTCGGGAGTTACTAGCTCAAAACTTGGAATACCTGCTTGTTGATGAAATGCAAGATACCAATCCGCTACAATGGGAACTACTATCGCCTTTCGTAGAAATATGCAAACTTTTCTGTGTTGGAGATGACGCGCAATCTATCTATTCTTTTCGAGGAGCTGATTTTAAAAATGTGCATCAATTTAAAGATCGGGTAAAAAATTCTGAAGTCTATAAATTAGAAAAGAACTACAGGTCTACACAAGAAATTTTAGATCTCTCTAATTGGTTGTTAGACAATGCTACTATTGACTATAACAAACGCTTAGCAGCAGTGCGTGGTAGCGGCGAAAGACCAATTATTGTTAATGTGAGTGATGAGTGGCAAGAAGCAAATTGGATTGCGGATGAAATTTTGAAGAATTATACCAACGAAGATCGTAGCTTTTCAGACCACTTGGTTTTATCACGGTCACAGTATTACACCAAATCACTACAAGCCGTTTTTATTAGGCGAAAAATACCGTATGTCACCTATGGAGGTCGGAAATTTTTACAGGCTGCTCATATAAAAGATTTAGTGTCTTTACTACGGATTGTAAACAACCCCTATGATGAAATAGCATGGGTTCGATTTCTGACCTTTTGGGAAGGTATCGGTGAAGTTAGAGCTTCACGAATCATGGCTGCCATCATTGCAGACGAAGGAAAAACGGATATTGCCACCTTATTAGCTGCGAATATTTCGGGATCTGACGGCCAAATAATATCAGAATTGTACCAGGCCGTTACTCAAGAAAAAGGAAAGGTGGGTAAAATGGTAGAGATCTCCTATGAAGCTATGGCACTAGGTTTAGCATTTAAATACAGAAAAGATTGGACCGAAAAACGTAAGGCTGATTTTCCTGTGCTTAAATTATTAGCCGAAAGCTATTCTAGTTTAGGGGAGTTTATAGGAGAAGGCCTTTTAGATAATGCCGAAAAAATGAATGGTGCTAATGTATTGACGGAATCTAAATTAAGTACAGACGAGCAAAAAGATCATGTGATTATTTCTACCATTCACTCTGCAAAAGGTTTAGAGGCAGATGTGTGTATTGTGCTGAATGTATCCCCAAAATCTTTTCCATCTGCTTATTCTTTGGACGATATTGATGCTATAGAAGAAGATCGTCGGGTGTTGTATGTAGCGCTTACGCGTGCAAAAAATAGATTGATTATTACCCGAAACACCGCATCCATTTCAGCAGTTCATGCCAGGTCTACCCCTACCCAAGACGGAAAAAACACCGATGATGCGGAAACGTACTTTTTAACAGGCCTGCCGGAAAAACTTGTAACACAGGAGACTGTTGGGCATCAATTTAATAGCTTCAAAGATGCGCCCCAACCTAATACCATTGACTTATCGTCTGGGATGGACTTTAATTAA